Proteins from a single region of Heterodontus francisci isolate sHetFra1 chromosome 29, sHetFra1.hap1, whole genome shotgun sequence:
- the LOC137345816 gene encoding probable G-protein coupled receptor 139 gives MGQPIIIQIIHLYYPILAIVGVPANLMTTVILSRGKCGLSKCITRYLLAMAVADLLVLIFEVILYQIKDAYFPYTFLNYTPICSLNLALLYVSIDCSVWLTVAFTFDRFVAICYQTLRTKYCTEQNAAVVIAIVCFLSILENVPIYFIYEPREIIDNVPWSCYVKSSFYTSPIWGAFFWFETILTPSAPFVLIILLNALTIRYIVLSNRVRSKLRVSKKAENQSDTEMQNRKKSIILLLVISGNFILLWMVLFICFICVYFIDVQFLEANYDNSFTIAEQSGYMLRCLSSCTNTVIYAVSQRKFREEFKIVIKHPLSYIINFTK, from the exons ATGGGACAGCCGATAATTATACAGATAATACATTTGTACTACCCAATTCTTGCAatagttggtgttcctg CTAATTTGATGACAACTGTCATTCTCTCCcgtggaaagtgtggtctctccaaatgcatcacccgtTACTTACTGgccatggcagtggctgatctattGGTCCTGATATTTGAAGTGATTCTGTATCAGATTAAAGATGCGTACTTCCCATATACATTCTTGAACTATACTCCCATCTGTAGTCTCAATCTGGCCCTGCTTTATGTTTCCATTGATTGCTCTGTCTGGCTAACTGTGGCAtttacatttgatcgatttgtagctATTTGTTACCAAACTCTGCGAACTAAATATTGTACTGAACAAAATGCAGCGGTGGTGATAGCAATCGTGTGTTTTTTAAGCATTTTAGAAAATGTTCCAAtctactttatatatgaacctcgggaaataattgacaatgtaccatggtcCTGCTATGTAAAATCAAGCTTCTACACCTCACCAATATGGGGAGCATTTTTCTGGTTTGAAACCATTTTAACTCCATCGGCACCTTTTGTGTTGATCATTCTGCTAAATGCTCTGACTATCAGATATATTGTGCTGTCCAATAGAGTGAGAAGCAAACTCCGAGTAAGTAAAAAGGCTGAGAATCAGTCGGATACAGAGATgcagaatcgaaagaaatccattattttactgcttgttatctctggtaattttatACTATTATGGATGGTATTGTTCATATGTTTCATCTGTGTTTATTTTATAGATGTTCAATTTTTAGAAGCAAATTACGACAACTCGTTCACCATTGCAGAACAATCTGGGTATATGCTTAGGTGCTTGAGTTCTTGCACAAACACTGTTATATATGCAGTATCCCAGCGCAAATTCAGAGAGGAATTTAAAATTGTGATTAAGCATCCATTGTCTTACATTATTAACTTTACCAAGTAG